In the genome of Muntiacus reevesi chromosome 5, mMunRee1.1, whole genome shotgun sequence, one region contains:
- the BATF2 gene encoding basic leucine zipper transcriptional factor ATF-like 2 isoform X1 translates to MHLCGGDGPLTRTDAEEHQRQLRKKQKNRAAAQRSRQKHTNKADALHQQHESLEKQNHALRKEIQALQAELAWWSQTLHVHERLCPLDCASCLAPGAAGCWGQAERPPGPMPHGQHGCQEQLGLFRTPVSSSSAPQPSPDPQPPGSLGLLLSPLPSLSLGPAAVTATPAQSTSPAGSSLLRPSSKLNTLLPSPPAQAAPLESLRLEHPTRGKPGASPHSPSAAPGLGSLQDREHKPAPSVADWQGPSPHPLLDFPLLSSAQVHF, encoded by the exons ATGCACCTCTGCGGGGGCGACGGGCCTCTGACCAGGACG GACGCTGAGGAGCATCAGAGGCAGctgaggaagaaacagaagaaccGGGCGGCTGCCCAGAGAAGCCGGCAGAAGCACACGAACAAGGCGGATGCCCTGCACCAG CAGCATGAGTCACTGGAGAAGCAGAACCACGCCCTGCGGAAGGAGATCCAGGCCCTTCAGGCCGAGCTGGCCTGGTGGAGTCAGACCCTGCACGTGCACGAGCGCCTGTGCCCGCTGGACTGTGCCTCCTGCTTGGCTCCAGGGGCCGCTGGCTGCTGGGGCCAGGCCGAGCGGCCCCCAGGTCCCATGCCCCACGGACAGCATGGCTGCCAGGAGCAGCTGGGCCTGTTCCGGACCCCAGTCTCTTCTTCCTCGGCTCCACAACCCTCTCCAGACCCACAGCCTCCTGGCTCCCTCGGCCTCCTCctgtcccctctgccctcacTGTCCCTTGGTCCCGCTGCGGTCACTGCAACTCCTGCCCAGTCCACCTCACCCGCTGGCTCCAGCCTACTGAGACCTTCCTCTAAGCTCAACACCCTCctgcccagccccccagcccaaGCCGCCCCTCTAGAGTCCCTCAGGCTGGAGCACCCCACCAGGGGGAAGCCGGGGGCCTCACCCCACAGCCCCTCAGCTGCTCCAGGGCTGGGGTCTCTGCAGGACAGGGAGCATAAGCCAGCTCCCTCAGTAGCAGATTGGCAagggcccagcccccacccactccTGGACTTCCCTCTGCTCTCTTCTGCTCAAGTTCACTTCTAA
- the BATF2 gene encoding basic leucine zipper transcriptional factor ATF-like 2 isoform X2 — translation MHLCGGDGPLTRTDAEEHQRQLRKKQKNRAAAQRSRQKHTNKADALHQHESLEKQNHALRKEIQALQAELAWWSQTLHVHERLCPLDCASCLAPGAAGCWGQAERPPGPMPHGQHGCQEQLGLFRTPVSSSSAPQPSPDPQPPGSLGLLLSPLPSLSLGPAAVTATPAQSTSPAGSSLLRPSSKLNTLLPSPPAQAAPLESLRLEHPTRGKPGASPHSPSAAPGLGSLQDREHKPAPSVADWQGPSPHPLLDFPLLSSAQVHF, via the exons ATGCACCTCTGCGGGGGCGACGGGCCTCTGACCAGGACG GACGCTGAGGAGCATCAGAGGCAGctgaggaagaaacagaagaaccGGGCGGCTGCCCAGAGAAGCCGGCAGAAGCACACGAACAAGGCGGATGCCCTGCACCAG CATGAGTCACTGGAGAAGCAGAACCACGCCCTGCGGAAGGAGATCCAGGCCCTTCAGGCCGAGCTGGCCTGGTGGAGTCAGACCCTGCACGTGCACGAGCGCCTGTGCCCGCTGGACTGTGCCTCCTGCTTGGCTCCAGGGGCCGCTGGCTGCTGGGGCCAGGCCGAGCGGCCCCCAGGTCCCATGCCCCACGGACAGCATGGCTGCCAGGAGCAGCTGGGCCTGTTCCGGACCCCAGTCTCTTCTTCCTCGGCTCCACAACCCTCTCCAGACCCACAGCCTCCTGGCTCCCTCGGCCTCCTCctgtcccctctgccctcacTGTCCCTTGGTCCCGCTGCGGTCACTGCAACTCCTGCCCAGTCCACCTCACCCGCTGGCTCCAGCCTACTGAGACCTTCCTCTAAGCTCAACACCCTCctgcccagccccccagcccaaGCCGCCCCTCTAGAGTCCCTCAGGCTGGAGCACCCCACCAGGGGGAAGCCGGGGGCCTCACCCCACAGCCCCTCAGCTGCTCCAGGGCTGGGGTCTCTGCAGGACAGGGAGCATAAGCCAGCTCCCTCAGTAGCAGATTGGCAagggcccagcccccacccactccTGGACTTCCCTCTGCTCTCTTCTGCTCAAGTTCACTTCTAA